The following are from one region of the Bradyrhizobium septentrionale genome:
- a CDS encoding glycoside hydrolase family 12 protein, with protein sequence MARRVEVPTLVSTQTVCQSTGDRRGTEGKERAGSRARAGINAASQCYGSDNDLALMRRIDELFTGWSFLASQRMTAMLKAEALQVNRKRVQRSIRQGRSAGRPSLGKGSTYRRGKSAQTTGTTSLGLASLLLTFGSLAGGSQVEIRMFKLSKMKVLALPFAAMIALFPASAKAPIWSSSDQYGNFSLNGYSWNNDVYGQGAGPQTISVHSVNQWSLWSNQPDTGGIKSYPHEAFNVGKPLSAINNLSSSFNQSVPTGGRWNFAYDIWDSSNAYEIMLWTNYTGNPDGSGDVKPISYKYNSSGTAAIPVYTSVSVGGATWNVFEGWNKHKVISFLRTSKTNSETVDIKSILQWIKSKGYFGDITVGSVQYGVEITSSPGGLSFDVNHWSVLSK encoded by the coding sequence GTGGCGCGCCGTGTCGAGGTGCCGACATTGGTTTCAACTCAGACAGTCTGTCAGTCGACAGGAGATCGACGCGGCACTGAAGGTAAAGAACGCGCTGGAAGCCGTGCCCGAGCAGGCATCAACGCAGCCTCTCAATGTTATGGCAGCGACAACGACCTTGCCCTGATGCGGCGGATCGACGAGTTGTTCACCGGCTGGTCGTTCCTGGCCTCGCAACGAATGACTGCAATGCTGAAAGCTGAGGCGCTTCAGGTCAATCGCAAGCGCGTGCAACGGTCGATACGCCAGGGTCGCAGCGCTGGACGTCCTAGCCTTGGCAAAGGCTCTACTTATCGACGCGGAAAATCTGCTCAGACGACCGGGACCACCTCACTGGGATTGGCATCACTTTTGCTTACTTTTGGTTCGCTGGCGGGCGGGTCTCAGGTGGAGATTAGAATGTTTAAGTTGTCGAAGATGAAAGTACTTGCGCTGCCTTTTGCGGCAATGATTGCGTTATTCCCAGCATCTGCGAAAGCGCCGATCTGGAGTTCGAGCGATCAATACGGCAATTTTTCCCTTAATGGCTATTCCTGGAACAACGACGTGTATGGTCAAGGTGCTGGACCTCAAACGATCTCGGTGCATTCGGTCAATCAATGGAGCTTGTGGTCGAACCAACCTGATACCGGCGGCATCAAGAGCTATCCCCACGAGGCTTTCAATGTTGGAAAACCGCTGAGCGCGATCAACAACCTGAGTTCAAGCTTCAATCAGAGCGTCCCGACTGGCGGCCGCTGGAACTTCGCCTACGATATCTGGGACAGCTCAAATGCCTACGAAATAATGCTTTGGACCAATTACACCGGGAATCCCGATGGAAGCGGCGATGTTAAACCCATTTCTTACAAGTATAATTCGTCAGGGACTGCCGCGATCCCAGTCTACACAAGCGTCAGTGTGGGCGGAGCGACTTGGAACGTGTTTGAAGGCTGGAACAAACACAAGGTTATCTCGTTCCTGCGCACTTCCAAGACCAACAGCGAGACCGTGGATATCAAGAGTATCCTGCAATGGATAAAGTCGAAAGGATATTTTGGGGACATAACCGTCGGCAGCGTCCAATACGGCGTTGAGATCACCTCGTCCCCCGGCGGACTAAGCTTTGACGTCAACCATTGGTCCGTGCTCTCGAAGTGA
- the tnpB gene encoding IS66 family insertion sequence element accessory protein TnpB (TnpB, as the term is used for proteins encoded by IS66 family insertion elements, is considered an accessory protein, since TnpC, encoded by a neighboring gene, is a DDE family transposase.) produces MIPIPTGVRVWLATGHTDMRCGFPSLALRVQEVLKRDAMGGGLFCFRGKRGDLLKVIWHDGQGACLFTKRLERGRFIWPSVAGESVTISPAQLSYLLSGIDWRNPQETQRPTRVG; encoded by the coding sequence ATGATCCCGATCCCGACGGGCGTGCGGGTGTGGCTGGCGACGGGCCATACCGACATGCGGTGCGGCTTTCCGAGCCTGGCTCTGCGCGTGCAGGAAGTGCTCAAGCGCGACGCCATGGGCGGCGGTCTTTTCTGCTTCCGGGGCAAACGCGGTGATCTATTGAAGGTCATTTGGCACGATGGCCAGGGCGCCTGCTTGTTCACCAAAAGACTCGAGAGAGGCAGGTTCATCTGGCCATCGGTTGCTGGTGAATCGGTAACGATCTCTCCGGCGCAGTTGAGCTATCTGTTGTCCGGGATCGATTGGCGCAACCCTCAAGAAACCCAGCGTCCGACGCGGGTCGGATAG
- a CDS encoding tyrosine-type recombinase/integrase, which produces MAGETVPTLATKRVSPHTVRHTPAVHLLRAGVDINTIRAWLGHVSLDKRRSRLR; this is translated from the coding sequence ATGGCGGGCGAAACGGTGCCGACGTTGGCGACGAAGCGCGTGAGCCCACATACGGTTCGGCACACACCGGCCGTGCACCTGCTGCGCGCCGGCGTCGACATCAACACGATCCGTGCTTGGCTCGGCCACGTGTCATTAGACAAGCGTCGAAGTCGCCTTCGTTGA
- a CDS encoding M24 family metallopeptidase, whose protein sequence is MTSQLNVSEGPNDSKGVELDMTGLLLPSQSKKLINLDRLDAVLAAEGIDALVASSPENVTYASGYWALSQWIRRGPQTYVVIPRKGPERSTVVASTALLDLLADQNVWVPNIRRFGYFEMYRTEKLHSGVDEKLLHLLGLPDDGTPVKALVKAMTDAGADRGRIAIDELGLMPGNWESLQELLPNATLIPGSGLFRRVRAVKTAEEIDRLRYVAQVAERSIQAAVAEARAGITEIEMGRSFHRKTVESDCEPVLGCIGFGTRSAMPNVQPSEARLVEGDIIRFDVGGRFKHYRADIARVAVFGEPSAKMKSYHRALHRGVQAALEMIQPGVKAADVFARAVDVTRKEGINHFARSHVGHGIGIDGYDLPDLTPTSTDIIEKGMVICVETPYYETGWGGLQVEDAVVVREDGIETFMTTDGNLILSN, encoded by the coding sequence ATGACGTCGCAACTTAATGTCAGTGAAGGTCCTAATGACAGTAAAGGCGTGGAGCTTGACATGACTGGGCTTTTGCTTCCAAGCCAATCCAAGAAGTTAATCAATCTGGATCGTCTCGACGCCGTCCTTGCGGCAGAGGGCATTGACGCTCTGGTGGCGAGTTCGCCGGAGAACGTGACCTACGCAAGTGGGTACTGGGCACTATCACAATGGATCAGACGGGGGCCTCAGACCTACGTCGTTATCCCCCGAAAAGGCCCCGAGCGATCTACCGTGGTGGCCTCAACTGCTCTGCTGGACCTGCTTGCCGACCAGAATGTCTGGGTACCCAATATCCGCAGGTTCGGCTACTTTGAGATGTATCGTACAGAGAAATTGCACAGCGGTGTTGACGAGAAACTTTTGCACCTCTTGGGCCTGCCCGACGATGGGACGCCGGTCAAGGCGCTCGTCAAGGCGATGACCGACGCGGGCGCTGACAGGGGACGTATTGCAATTGACGAGCTCGGGCTCATGCCGGGCAATTGGGAAAGCCTGCAAGAGCTCCTGCCGAATGCGACACTCATCCCAGGTTCTGGCCTGTTCCGAAGAGTTCGCGCCGTCAAAACAGCTGAGGAAATTGACCGATTGCGATACGTCGCGCAAGTCGCCGAGCGCTCGATCCAAGCCGCGGTGGCGGAAGCGCGAGCTGGTATCACGGAAATCGAGATGGGGCGTTCGTTTCACCGGAAGACGGTCGAAAGCGATTGCGAGCCAGTGCTCGGCTGCATCGGCTTCGGTACGCGCAGTGCCATGCCCAACGTACAACCATCTGAGGCTCGCTTGGTCGAGGGTGACATCATCCGATTCGACGTCGGCGGGCGCTTCAAGCATTACCGCGCCGATATTGCGCGGGTCGCCGTGTTCGGGGAACCGTCGGCAAAGATGAAATCATATCATCGCGCGCTACATCGCGGCGTTCAGGCTGCACTCGAAATGATTCAACCAGGTGTTAAGGCCGCAGACGTCTTCGCGCGAGCCGTCGACGTCACGCGGAAAGAAGGCATCAATCACTTTGCACGTTCGCATGTTGGACATGGCATCGGGATCGATGGCTACGATCTGCCCGATCTTACGCCGACCAGTACAGACATCATTGAGAAGGGGATGGTAATCTGTGTAGAGACACCATATTACGAAACAGGCTGGGGTGGCCTGCAGGTCGAAGACGCGGTCGTCGTTCGCGAAGACGGAATCGAAACGTTCATGACCACTGATGGCAACTTGATTCTATCAAATTAA
- the tnpA gene encoding IS66-like element accessory protein TnpA, translated as MDGHKDSAVLSRMDLVETGRRRRWTRAEKLRIVEESFSGPRLVSATARRYGISRQLLLSWRKAWTCHDPAEEDSIGPTFVPAIVAASTPPTTEAVETGQIEIVSPQGLRVVFGPGADIEAVVRIARGLARR; from the coding sequence ATGGACGGACATAAGGACAGTGCGGTGCTGAGCCGCATGGATTTGGTGGAGACCGGTCGGCGGCGACGCTGGACGCGTGCGGAGAAGCTCAGAATCGTAGAGGAGAGCTTCTCGGGGCCACGACTGGTGTCGGCGACGGCTCGCCGGTATGGGATATCACGTCAGCTTCTGCTGAGCTGGCGCAAGGCTTGGACCTGTCATGATCCGGCCGAAGAGGATTCGATCGGCCCGACATTCGTCCCTGCGATAGTTGCGGCAAGTACGCCGCCAACGACGGAAGCTGTCGAGACAGGTCAGATCGAAATCGTGAGCCCTCAGGGGCTGCGCGTGGTCTTCGGCCCCGGTGCGGATATCGAGGCGGTCGTTCGAATTGCTCGGGGCCTGGCGCGCCGATGA
- a CDS encoding IS3 family transposase (programmed frameshift) — protein sequence MTKKSRRMHSPAFKAKVALAAVKGDKTLAELAQLFDVHPNQITIWKNQLLEGAAGVFGHDKASAETPVDLKALHAKIGELALENGFFVRRAHQGGPAERKAMIDRGHDLSIVRQAKVLKLARSTVYYEPRPVSAEDLALMRRLDELHLDYPFAGARMQRSLLRREGVYAGRRHIATLMKRMGIEPVYRRPNTSKPAPGHKIYPYLLRGLKIERPDQAWAMDITYIPMRRGFVYLAAVVDVFSRRVLAHRVSITMEAAFCVEAVQEALAKHGRPEIFNTDQGSQFTNLEFTDVLLDAKIAISMDGKGAWRDNVFVERLWRTVKYEEVYLRAYDSVSEARASIAKYLAFYNQGRPHSSLDGRTPDEAYFGTQAMVMAA from the exons ATGACGAAGAAGAGCCGCCGGATGCATTCTCCGGCATTCAAGGCGAAGGTTGCTTTGGCTGCGGTCAAAGGCGACAAGACGCTGGCGGAGCTGGCGCAACTGTTTGATGTTCATCCGAACCAGATCACGATCTGGAAAAACCAGCTCCTGGAAGGCGCCGCCGGCGTGTTTGGGCATGACAAGGCGTCGGCCGAGACGCCGGTCGATTTGAAGGCGTTACATGCCAAGATCGGCGAGCTGGCGTTGGAAAACG GATTTTTTGTCCGGCGCGCTCACCAAGGCGGGCCTGCTGAGCGCAAAGCGATGATCGACCGCGGTCATGATCTTTCTATCGTGCGCCAGGCGAAGGTCCTGAAGCTGGCTCGCAGCACGGTCTACTATGAACCTCGGCCAGTTTCGGCCGAGGACCTTGCCTTGATGCGTCGGCTCGATGAGCTGCATCTCGATTATCCCTTCGCGGGAGCGCGTATGCAGCGATCGTTGCTGCGGCGGGAGGGCGTATACGCCGGTCGCCGCCACATCGCGACGCTGATGAAGCGCATGGGGATCGAGCCGGTCTATCGTCGCCCGAACACGAGTAAGCCGGCACCGGGTCACAAGATCTACCCGTACCTGTTGCGCGGATTGAAGATCGAGCGGCCCGACCAGGCGTGGGCAATGGACATCACCTACATTCCGATGCGGCGTGGCTTCGTCTATCTCGCGGCGGTCGTCGATGTGTTCAGCCGACGGGTCCTGGCCCATCGCGTCTCGATCACAATGGAGGCGGCCTTCTGCGTCGAAGCGGTCCAGGAGGCGTTGGCGAAGCACGGCAGGCCCGAGATTTTCAACACGGACCAGGGCAGCCAGTTCACCAACCTCGAGTTCACCGATGTGCTGCTGGACGCGAAGATCGCCATCAGCATGGACGGCAAGGGCGCCTGGCGCGACAACGTGTTTGTCGAGCGGCTCTGGCGCACGGTCAAATACGAAGAAGTTTATCTCCGCGCCTACGACAGCGTGTCCGAGGCGCGAGCGTCAATTGCCAAGTATCTGGCCTTCTACAATCAGGGACGCCCTCACTCGAGCCTTGACGGGCGCACGCCCGACGAGGCTTACTTCGGCACGCAAGCTATGGTGATGGCCGCATGA
- the istB gene encoding IS21-like element helper ATPase IstB yields MLTHPTHERLIELGLSGMAKAFEEQRRSPDLEALPFEDRIGLLVDREAAERDTRRLTTRLKLAALRQNACLEDVDLRTPRGIDRAVFAKLVSGDWIDRHENLLITGATGLGKSWLACALGHKACRDNRSVLYHRVPRLFEALALARGDGRYARLLKTLGRAQLLILDDWGLSVLTAAERRDLLEVLEDRHGRASTIVTSQLPVDTWHEVIGDPTYADAVLDRLVHNAHRLQLAGESMRKRNARTITLDEQPER; encoded by the coding sequence ATGCTCACCCATCCCACCCACGAACGCCTGATCGAGCTCGGCTTGAGCGGCATGGCCAAGGCCTTCGAGGAGCAGCGACGATCACCTGATCTCGAAGCCTTGCCGTTCGAAGATCGCATCGGCCTGCTGGTCGACCGGGAAGCCGCGGAACGCGACACCAGGCGGCTCACTACGCGCCTCAAGCTGGCCGCGCTCCGCCAGAATGCTTGCTTGGAGGACGTCGATTTGCGCACGCCGCGGGGTATCGACCGGGCCGTCTTCGCCAAGCTGGTCAGCGGCGACTGGATCGATCGCCACGAGAATTTGCTCATAACCGGAGCGACCGGATTGGGCAAAAGTTGGTTAGCCTGTGCCCTCGGCCACAAGGCCTGCCGCGACAATCGCTCGGTTCTCTATCATCGCGTCCCAAGATTGTTCGAAGCGTTGGCACTCGCGCGGGGGGATGGACGTTATGCCCGCTTGCTCAAAACCCTTGGCCGCGCCCAGCTTCTGATTTTGGACGATTGGGGATTGTCAGTGCTCACCGCTGCCGAACGGCGCGATCTACTGGAAGTCCTTGAGGACCGCCATGGCCGCGCCTCCACCATCGTAACCAGCCAACTCCCTGTGGACACATGGCACGAAGTTATCGGAGACCCAACCTACGCCGACGCTGTCCTCGATCGCCTCGTCCATAACGCTCACCGCCTCCAGCTTGCCGGCGAAAGCATGCGAAAACGCAACGCCAGAACCATCACCCTTGACGAGCAGCCAGAACGCTGA
- a CDS encoding PLP-dependent cysteine synthase family protein, translating into MNTAGTFLAAYETPRPARLAPNLFAACFPLMKLIPARFMIARARASGRLAPGGHIVETTSGTFGLALAMVAAAHDYRLTIISAKTLVDRTLRCRLKLLGARLDIVDDPEGSGAQSRRLERLQAIRTEHAGTFWPGQYDNPESCLAYGRLAEWFVRQVGHVDCLVGCAGSGGSLCGTAAILRQVFPELVVIAVDTPRSVLFGHTPGRRLLRGLGNSILPRNLDHQLVDEVHWVGALPAFAATHQLSRDHALFMGPTSGAAALVGQWYARRHPRAITVVILPDEGFRYQETAFNNDWLATLEGWPITIADAPETLAKIAPGGEESWTRMIWGRRVLQEVPSADDALANRECRPTAIC; encoded by the coding sequence ATGAACACCGCCGGCACGTTCCTTGCCGCTTATGAAACGCCGCGACCAGCGCGTCTTGCTCCTAACCTCTTCGCTGCCTGCTTTCCGTTGATGAAACTAATTCCGGCCCGCTTCATGATTGCCCGTGCGCGGGCCTCTGGGCGCCTTGCGCCAGGTGGTCACATCGTCGAAACGACATCCGGCACTTTCGGCCTAGCCCTCGCCATGGTCGCGGCGGCACACGACTATCGTTTGACCATAATCAGCGCCAAAACACTGGTCGATCGAACGCTCCGCTGCCGACTGAAACTACTCGGGGCGCGCCTCGATATTGTGGACGATCCTGAAGGTTCGGGGGCTCAGAGCCGCCGTCTGGAACGGCTGCAGGCGATCCGCACGGAACATGCGGGAACCTTTTGGCCTGGGCAGTATGATAATCCGGAGAGTTGCCTTGCCTACGGCAGGCTTGCGGAATGGTTCGTGCGTCAGGTCGGCCACGTGGATTGTCTGGTCGGCTGCGCCGGATCTGGAGGGTCTCTCTGCGGCACGGCGGCTATCCTGCGCCAGGTCTTTCCCGAACTTGTAGTCATCGCTGTTGACACCCCTCGCAGTGTGCTATTCGGCCACACGCCCGGCCGGCGGCTGTTGCGCGGGCTCGGCAACTCGATTTTGCCCCGCAATCTGGATCACCAGCTAGTCGATGAGGTCCATTGGGTTGGCGCTCTGCCAGCTTTCGCTGCCACCCATCAGCTTTCTCGGGATCACGCGCTTTTTATGGGCCCGACGAGCGGGGCAGCCGCCTTGGTGGGGCAATGGTATGCACGTCGCCATCCCAGAGCGATAACGGTTGTCATCTTGCCCGATGAGGGTTTTCGATATCAAGAGACGGCGTTCAACAACGACTGGCTCGCCACTCTGGAGGGTTGGCCGATCACCATTGCCGATGCACCGGAGACCCTTGCGAAGATTGCGCCAGGTGGAGAGGAGTCGTGGACACGCATGATCTGGGGACGGCGGGTCTTGCAAGAGGTGCCGAGTGCAGACGATGCCCTCGCAAATCGCGAATGTCGCCCCACTGCCATTTGCTAG
- a CDS encoding IS1182 family transposase yields the protein MSKYFRPWNIDQTLLLPPNVQDFVPKGHVSRFMVDLVRESLDLREIMGSYVSGLGQPPFDPRMMVALLLHSYASGLYSSRRIAKACRERNDFVMIVALDAPDFRTISDFRKRHLKALGALFVQVLKLCETAGLVKLGHVALDGTKIKANASKHKAMSYERMKKREAELKAEVARMLAAAEAADASEDETFGNSDELPDWTVDKQKRLAKIQQAMAALEADAKLAAEEERRIEAEKEQQRQAEGRKKPGKPAALPSEEPNPKAQRNFTDPESRIMKSKDGFVQAYNAQAAVDAHAQIIVAQELTQHGSDQGQLVPLIEAIESNLGRKPRQASADSGYCSEANLEALDTRSIDGYVAPGRAKHPTVANGKVGGPLTQAMRKKIDDGGFETPYRLRKQVVEPVFGQIKQARGFRQFLLRGIEKVRAEWTMICTVHNLLKLFNLANAA from the coding sequence ATGAGCAAGTATTTTCGGCCTTGGAACATCGATCAGACGCTGCTTCTGCCGCCGAATGTGCAGGACTTCGTGCCGAAAGGCCATGTCTCGCGGTTTATGGTTGATCTGGTGCGGGAGAGCCTCGATCTCAGGGAGATCATGGGCAGCTATGTGAGCGGGCTTGGGCAGCCGCCGTTTGATCCGCGGATGATGGTGGCGCTGCTGCTGCATAGCTATGCGAGTGGGCTGTATTCGTCGCGTCGGATTGCCAAGGCCTGCCGGGAGCGGAACGATTTTGTGATGATCGTGGCGCTGGATGCGCCGGATTTTCGGACGATCAGCGACTTTCGCAAGCGACATTTGAAGGCGCTCGGCGCGCTATTCGTGCAGGTTCTGAAGTTGTGCGAGACGGCCGGGCTGGTCAAGCTCGGTCATGTCGCGCTGGATGGTACGAAGATCAAGGCGAACGCGTCGAAACACAAGGCGATGAGTTATGAGCGCATGAAGAAGCGCGAGGCGGAATTGAAGGCCGAGGTCGCTCGCATGCTGGCGGCCGCCGAGGCGGCGGATGCCTCGGAGGATGAGACTTTCGGCAACAGCGACGAACTGCCGGACTGGACCGTCGACAAGCAGAAACGGCTGGCGAAGATCCAGCAAGCGATGGCGGCGCTGGAAGCGGACGCCAAACTGGCGGCGGAGGAAGAGCGCCGCATCGAGGCCGAAAAGGAACAGCAGCGCCAGGCCGAAGGCCGCAAGAAGCCGGGCAAACCGGCGGCGCTGCCATCGGAGGAACCCAATCCCAAGGCGCAACGCAACTTCACCGATCCGGAAAGCCGCATCATGAAGTCGAAGGATGGCTTCGTTCAGGCCTATAATGCCCAGGCGGCCGTCGATGCACATGCCCAGATCATTGTCGCGCAAGAACTGACCCAGCACGGCAGCGATCAGGGCCAGTTGGTGCCCCTGATCGAGGCCATCGAGAGCAATCTTGGCCGCAAGCCGCGGCAGGCCTCAGCGGATTCCGGCTACTGCAGCGAAGCCAATCTCGAAGCGCTCGACACACGCAGCATCGATGGCTATGTCGCGCCCGGACGCGCCAAGCACCCGACAGTAGCGAACGGAAAAGTCGGCGGCCCGCTGACACAGGCCATGCGAAAGAAGATCGACGATGGCGGCTTCGAAACACCCTACCGATTGCGAAAGCAAGTGGTGGAGCCGGTGTTCGGGCAGATCAAACAGGCAAGAGGCTTCCGCCAGTTCCTGTTGCGGGGCATCGAGAAAGTGCGCGCCGAGTGGACAATGATCTGCACCGTCCATAACCTCCTCAAGCTGTTCAACCTCGCAAACGCAGCCTGA
- a CDS encoding kinase, with amino-acid sequence MGIVVSLTQSANSRRGSTQVGVGRAIGHHGELLQGVFEGEDGRLHRGLITLPFPARHSVATFWPQSTEGIRTSPPGRSKAARAIALTFEHLGYDQFGGDLTIQSNIPAGHGYGSSTADVVAAIRAAAVSAGAALSRATVSRLAVAAEGASDPAAYDGQSVLYAQREGMVIELFADEYPDFMVVGFRHPNDQPVDTLQLPPARYDAREIEQFRCLRGLAAQAIMRQDARLLGRMATASSRINQRYLSKSHFEDLLHLTAQVGACGLQVAHSGSLMGILFPAEEADVTQRTAALAERLYCSGFEDIMVFAARGYGAACS; translated from the coding sequence ATGGGGATCGTCGTGAGTTTAACCCAGTCGGCGAACTCGCGGCGAGGCTCGACGCAAGTCGGTGTTGGCCGAGCAATCGGCCATCATGGTGAGTTGTTGCAGGGAGTGTTTGAAGGAGAGGACGGGCGTCTTCATCGCGGTCTGATCACCTTGCCATTTCCAGCTCGGCACTCGGTCGCTACGTTTTGGCCGCAGAGTACCGAGGGGATAAGGACGAGTCCGCCTGGTCGCAGTAAGGCCGCGCGGGCGATAGCCCTGACTTTCGAGCATCTCGGCTATGATCAATTTGGCGGAGATCTCACGATCCAAAGCAATATTCCGGCGGGTCATGGCTACGGCTCTTCGACCGCCGATGTCGTTGCGGCGATCCGCGCAGCGGCAGTCTCGGCGGGGGCGGCACTTTCCCGCGCGACGGTATCGCGTCTTGCGGTGGCGGCTGAAGGTGCCAGCGATCCTGCCGCATACGATGGCCAATCGGTCTTATATGCTCAGCGCGAAGGCATGGTCATCGAGCTTTTCGCCGACGAGTATCCGGATTTCATGGTGGTGGGCTTCAGGCATCCGAACGACCAGCCAGTCGACACGTTGCAACTGCCGCCGGCGCGTTACGATGCACGGGAGATTGAGCAATTTCGGTGTTTGCGAGGCTTGGCCGCCCAGGCGATTATGCGACAGGATGCTCGGCTGCTCGGGCGAATGGCGACCGCGAGTTCTCGGATTAACCAGCGTTATCTCTCGAAGTCCCATTTTGAAGACTTGCTGCATTTGACGGCACAGGTCGGCGCTTGCGGGCTTCAAGTAGCCCACAGTGGCAGCCTAATGGGTATCCTTTTCCCAGCGGAAGAAGCTGACGTCACTCAACGTACCGCCGCTTTAGCCGAGCGCCTCTATTGTTCCGGATTTGAGGACATCATGGTCTTTGCGGCGCGCGGCTATGGAGCCGCCTGCTCATGA
- the tnpC gene encoding IS66 family transposase, with the protein MISKPDDLPSDLVSALAALQAEREARQKAEAKAANWQAQAANAQAKLSDTEALIAHLELRIEKLKRELHGQRSERSARLLEQLELELEELVTTASEDELAAQAAAAKTQNVRPFMRKRPVRKPWPDDIERERVVIETPTTCACCGGSRLAKIGEDVTKTLEEIPRRFKLIETVREKFTCRDCEKISQPPAPFHATPRGFIGPQLLATILFDKFGMHIPLNRQSARFKAEGIDLPLSTLADQVGHGTFAVMPLFHLIERHVLAAERLHGDDTTIRILAKGKCTTGRIWTYVRDDRPFAGPAPPAAVYYASSDRRGEHPQRHLAAFAGILQADCYSGFEPLFDPQKKALPITPAFCVAHARRGFFELADIEKNAREGKKGKPVSPIALEAVRRLDTLFEIERAINGRGAGERRAARQEQSKSLLEDMHAWLLRERETLSRSSEVLKPINYMLRRWDGFARFLDDGRICLTNNCAERALRGIALGRRNWTFAGSQRGADRAAIMLTMITTCRLNDVDPKAWLADVLARIADHPASRLHELLPWEWKLLRQADKPANQQAA; encoded by the coding sequence ATGATATCGAAGCCGGATGATCTTCCATCGGACCTTGTCAGTGCCCTGGCGGCGCTGCAGGCCGAGCGTGAGGCGCGACAGAAAGCCGAGGCGAAGGCCGCCAACTGGCAGGCGCAAGCCGCGAATGCGCAGGCGAAACTGTCGGATACCGAGGCGCTGATCGCTCATCTCGAGTTGCGCATCGAGAAGCTGAAACGCGAACTGCACGGGCAGCGATCCGAGCGCTCGGCACGGCTGCTCGAGCAGTTGGAGTTGGAGCTCGAAGAACTCGTCACCACGGCGAGCGAGGATGAGCTTGCCGCACAGGCCGCAGCGGCGAAGACGCAGAACGTCCGCCCCTTCATGCGCAAGCGGCCGGTGCGCAAGCCATGGCCTGACGATATCGAACGCGAGCGCGTCGTCATTGAGACTCCAACGACCTGCGCCTGCTGCGGTGGATCGCGGCTGGCGAAGATCGGTGAGGATGTGACCAAGACGCTGGAGGAGATCCCGCGCCGCTTCAAGCTGATCGAGACGGTACGCGAGAAGTTCACCTGCCGCGATTGCGAGAAGATCAGCCAGCCGCCCGCGCCGTTCCATGCCACGCCGCGCGGCTTCATCGGCCCACAATTGCTGGCGACGATCCTGTTCGACAAGTTCGGCATGCATATCCCGCTCAACCGCCAGAGTGCGCGCTTTAAGGCCGAGGGGATCGACCTGCCGTTGTCGACGCTGGCCGACCAGGTCGGCCACGGGACCTTCGCCGTCATGCCGCTCTTCCACTTGATCGAACGCCACGTGCTCGCTGCCGAGCGCCTTCATGGCGACGACACCACCATCCGTATTCTGGCGAAGGGCAAGTGCACGACCGGGCGGATCTGGACTTATGTGCGGGATGACCGGCCGTTCGCCGGGCCTGCGCCGCCGGCAGCGGTCTATTACGCCTCGAGCGACCGACGAGGCGAGCATCCACAGAGACATCTGGCCGCCTTCGCCGGCATCTTGCAGGCGGATTGCTACAGCGGCTTCGAGCCGCTGTTCGACCCGCAGAAGAAGGCGCTGCCGATTACGCCGGCGTTTTGCGTGGCCCATGCGCGGCGGGGCTTCTTCGAGCTGGCTGATATCGAGAAAAATGCTCGGGAAGGCAAGAAAGGCAAACCGGTCTCCCCGATCGCGCTGGAGGCTGTCAGACGCCTCGATACGTTGTTCGAGATCGAGCGCGCCATCAACGGCCGCGGTGCCGGCGAGCGGCGTGCCGCTCGCCAGGAACAGAGTAAGTCACTTCTCGAGGACATGCATGCCTGGCTGCTCCGCGAGCGCGAAACCCTCTCGCGTTCCTCCGAGGTCCTGAAGCCGATTAACTACATGCTCAGGCGCTGGGACGGCTTCGCCCGCTTCCTCGACGACGGCAGGATCTGCTTGACCAACAATTGCGCTGAGCGCGCATTGAGAGGCATCGCCTTGGGAAGGCGCAACTGGACCTTCGCCGGCAGCCAACGCGGCGCCGACCGTGCCGCCATCATGCTGACGATGATCACGACCTGTCGCCTCAACGACGTCGATCCCAAGGCCTGGCTCGCCGACGTCCTGGCCCGTATCGCCGATCATCCCGCATCGCGTCTGCACGAGCTCTTGCCCTGGGAATGGAAGCTCCTGCGCCAGGCCGACAAGCCAGCCAATCAGCAGGCCGCCTGA